From one Lolium rigidum isolate FL_2022 chromosome 4, APGP_CSIRO_Lrig_0.1, whole genome shotgun sequence genomic stretch:
- the LOC124646734 gene encoding uncharacterized protein LOC124646734 — translation MDSRVQKIRKFMLQEEEDDDELFLVLLPALYSSLYEEKRPVHTSSLSGAQLVKEILEGHESWSKVEFRMEPEIFRAVSDYLKRERLLEGTTRVDVDEQLGMFMYMISHNATNQDLQKKFQHSAETVHRKLNEIINLIPLLVQRFVKVPTSLQPHPKIMSNPRFWPYFQNCIGAIDGTHIPITIAEELAAPYRNRKGTLSQNMMVACDFDLNFTFISCGWEGSASDAGVLRSAISKGFEVPAGKFYLVDGGYGNTSSFLAPYPGVRYHLGEFRRRRRNETGWITNHHLFHQKRMLTFRREMMPTTKMPTTNIKRT, via the exons ATGGATTCTAGAGTTCAAAAAATTAGGAAGTTCATGTtgcaagaagaggaagatgacgaTGAACTCTTCTTAGTTTTGCTTCCTGCTCTATACTCTTCTCTCTACGAGGAAAAGCGTCCAGTCCACACATCTTCTTTATCCGGTGCTCAGCTGGTTAAGGAAATATTAGAAGGACATGAGAGTTGGTCTAAGGTTGAATTCCGGATGGAGCCTGAAATTTTCAGAGCTGTCTCGGATTATCTTAAGAGAGAGCGTCTATTGGAAGGCACAACAAGAGTAGATGTTGATGAGCAGTTGGGAATGTTCATGTATATGATCTCCCACAATGCTACCAATCAagatttgcaaaaaaagtttcaaCATAGTGCTGAAACAGTCCATAGGAAGCTGAATGAAATTATCAACTTGATTCCACTTTTAGTCCAAAGATTTGTGAAGGTTCCAACTTCTCTCCAGCCTCACCCGAAGATAATGTCCAACCCACGGTTCTGGCCTTACTTTCAG AATTGCATTGGGGCAATCGATGGAACACATATCCCCATAACTATTGCTGAAGAATTAGCTGCACCATATAGGAATAGAAAAGGAACCCTTTCTCAAAACATGATGGTCGCATGTGACTTCGATCTGAACTTCACATTCATTTCATGCGGGTGGGAAGGGTCTGCATCAGATGCGGGAGTTCTTCGTTCTGCTATCAGCAAGGGGTTTGAGGTGCCTGCTGGAAAGTTCTATCTTGTAGATGGTGGTTATGGAAACACATCCTCTTTTCTTGCCCCGTATCCAGGAGTCCGGTACCATCTCGGCGAATTTAGGAGGCGTCGGCGTAATGAAACTGGTTGGATCACCAACCACCACTTATTCCACCAGAAACGTATGTTGACGTTCCGGAGGGAGATGATGCCCACCACCAAGATGCCCACCACCAACATCAAGCGGACTTAA